From one Williamwhitmania taraxaci genomic stretch:
- a CDS encoding SIMPL domain-containing protein, translated as MKKYSFLAAAMLFTTLAIGQVYQQEKPYIEVTGIAKMEVVPDQIYLRIMLKERNESRGKISIERLETDMKGALKRAGIDIKNLSLQDAESDLTKISRRKQDVLISKTYQLVVSDAKTVSSVVDELGKIEITDLNIVKVSHSLMETLRKDVRIQAMKAAKTKAEYLLDAIGEKAGAATMVVENSWMENMPQEQFRSKEANVMMSGSEANSEYELSFSKITLEARMQVRFAIEGK; from the coding sequence ATGAAGAAGTATAGTTTTTTAGCAGCAGCAATGCTCTTCACAACATTGGCAATTGGACAGGTTTACCAACAAGAGAAACCATACATAGAGGTTACCGGGATCGCAAAAATGGAAGTGGTCCCCGATCAAATCTACTTGCGCATTATGCTGAAGGAGCGAAATGAATCCAGGGGAAAGATCTCCATTGAACGACTCGAAACGGATATGAAAGGCGCACTAAAACGTGCAGGAATCGACATAAAGAATCTCTCGCTGCAAGATGCCGAAAGCGACCTCACCAAGATTTCCCGTAGAAAGCAAGACGTGCTCATCTCCAAGACTTACCAACTGGTGGTATCCGATGCAAAAACCGTGAGCAGTGTGGTAGACGAATTGGGAAAAATCGAAATAACCGATTTGAACATTGTAAAGGTTAGCCACTCGCTTATGGAAACCTTGCGAAAGGATGTGCGCATTCAAGCCATGAAAGCCGCAAAAACAAAAGCCGAATATCTGTTAGACGCTATTGGAGAGAAAGCAGGAGCCGCCACCATGGTGGTGGAAAACTCTTGGATGGAGAATATGCCACAAGAACAGTTTCGCAGCAAAGAGGCCAACGTAATGATGAGCGGAAGCGAAGCAAATTCGGAATACGAACTATCATTTTCAAAAATTACGCTGGAAGCTAGGATGCAAGTGCGATTTGCTATTGAAGGAAAGTAA
- a CDS encoding alpha amylase C-terminal domain-containing protein — MKSSLPPIVENDPYLLPYADVILRRQELVRQRQSILCRGRKLSEIALGHLYFGLHKTPKEWIFREWAPNAMAIYLVGDFSDWKIDEAYSLTRKLYGNWEITLPLKTLKHGQHYKLFIKWEGGEGYRLPAYGNRMVQNEETKVFDAEIWAPSHPFQWKNPDFEPSSTHPLIYEAHVGMSAEEGKVSSYNEFTAHILPRIKKDGYNTVQLMAIQEHPYYGSFGYHVSNFFAVSSRFGTPDDLKHLIDTAHGLGLAVVMDLIHSHSVQNEMEGLGLFDGSGSQYFHAGARRLHVAWDSLCFNYGRPEVLHFLLSNCQYWLDEFKFDGLRFDGVTSMLYLDHGLGKDFTDYRMYYDGAQDENAIAYLTLANKLIHETHPSAITIAEEMSGMPGLATPLEEGGYGFDYRLAMGIPDYWIKVVKGLPDEQWDVGNIYYELTSRRGDESTISYAESHDQALVGDQTLFFRLAGAEIYTHMDMGLDNLIIDRAIALHKVIRLITLTTAGSGYLNFMGNEFGHPEWIDFPRKENNWSYLYARRQWSLAENSKLKYQWLQTFDNQLIALAKKSDLFSEKYTSLRHSDTPNQVLAYSRKDYLFVFNFNHAQSYTNYPIPVEPGTYKGVFTTDDLEFGGQGRVDNRVKHLTIGGTNSFGLENLMLYLPTRTGLVLKRL, encoded by the coding sequence ATGAAGAGTTCATTACCCCCCATTGTAGAAAACGATCCCTATTTACTGCCCTACGCCGATGTTATTCTACGCCGCCAAGAGCTAGTTCGGCAGCGCCAAAGCATACTCTGCAGGGGAAGAAAGTTGTCGGAAATTGCCTTGGGCCATCTTTACTTTGGTCTGCACAAAACGCCAAAAGAATGGATATTTAGGGAGTGGGCACCAAATGCAATGGCCATTTATCTGGTGGGTGATTTCTCCGATTGGAAAATTGATGAAGCGTATTCGCTTACTAGGAAACTATATGGAAATTGGGAGATAACGCTACCACTAAAGACACTTAAGCATGGACAGCACTATAAGCTGTTCATAAAATGGGAAGGTGGCGAAGGCTACCGTCTACCTGCCTATGGCAATCGAATGGTTCAAAACGAAGAGACTAAGGTTTTCGATGCTGAAATCTGGGCCCCTTCGCATCCATTCCAATGGAAGAATCCCGATTTCGAGCCAAGCAGCACCCATCCCCTAATTTACGAAGCCCACGTCGGCATGAGTGCCGAGGAGGGCAAGGTATCCTCCTACAACGAGTTTACAGCGCACATTCTTCCGCGCATTAAGAAGGATGGATACAACACGGTGCAGCTCATGGCCATTCAGGAGCATCCATACTATGGGTCTTTTGGCTATCATGTATCCAATTTCTTTGCCGTATCGTCGCGCTTCGGCACTCCCGACGATCTTAAACACCTCATCGACACCGCGCATGGGTTGGGATTAGCTGTGGTGATGGATCTTATTCACTCCCACTCGGTGCAAAACGAAATGGAAGGGCTTGGATTGTTCGACGGAAGTGGCTCGCAATACTTCCACGCGGGAGCCCGCAGGCTGCACGTAGCATGGGATTCGCTATGCTTTAATTATGGCAGACCGGAGGTGCTGCATTTCCTCCTCTCCAACTGCCAGTATTGGCTCGATGAGTTTAAGTTTGATGGACTCCGCTTCGATGGCGTCACGAGCATGCTTTACCTCGACCATGGACTAGGAAAAGACTTTACCGATTACCGTATGTACTACGATGGCGCACAAGATGAGAATGCCATTGCCTACCTAACCCTTGCCAACAAACTCATTCACGAAACCCATCCCAGCGCCATAACCATTGCAGAGGAGATGAGCGGAATGCCTGGGCTCGCCACCCCACTAGAGGAGGGCGGCTATGGCTTCGACTATCGCTTGGCCATGGGCATACCCGACTATTGGATTAAGGTAGTAAAGGGACTCCCGGACGAGCAGTGGGATGTGGGCAACATCTACTACGAGCTCACCAGTCGTCGTGGCGATGAAAGCACCATCTCCTATGCCGAATCGCACGATCAGGCATTGGTGGGCGATCAAACGCTGTTCTTTCGACTTGCCGGAGCTGAGATCTACACCCACATGGACATGGGCCTCGACAACCTAATAATCGATAGAGCAATTGCCCTTCACAAGGTTATTCGGCTCATCACGCTCACTACGGCAGGATCGGGATACCTCAACTTTATGGGAAATGAGTTTGGACATCCCGAATGGATCGACTTTCCCCGGAAGGAGAATAATTGGTCCTACCTGTATGCGCGCAGGCAATGGAGCCTTGCCGAGAATAGCAAACTAAAATACCAATGGTTGCAAACCTTCGACAACCAACTTATTGCACTAGCCAAGAAAAGTGATCTGTTTTCGGAAAAGTACACGTCACTAAGACACTCCGACACGCCCAACCAGGTGCTAGCATACAGCCGAAAGGATTACCTTTTTGTATTTAACTTTAACCACGCACAATCCTACACCAACTATCCCATACCGGTAGAACCCGGCACGTATAAAGGCGTCTTCACTACGGACGATCTGGAATTTGGAGGCCAAGGCAGGGTCGATAACCGCGTAAAGCATCTCACCATTGGCGGAACGAATAGCTTTGGACTCGAAAATTTAATGCTCTATCTCCCAACAAGAACTGGATTGGTATTAAAAAGACTCTAG
- a CDS encoding type I restriction endonuclease produces the protein MEFKEQIKQLGEKVSKLRSQVLTEEATKSAFVMPFIQILGYDLFNPLEVVPEFVTDYGAKNIEKIDYAILNDNVPVLVIECKNHGENLDKHYTQVHKYFHLTNARFAVLTNGVQYNFYADIDNANKMDEKPFLSFDITNIKEQQIKELAKFHKSGFDVNTILTTASELKYANAIRGVLMDEISVPTPEFVKFFVSRVYDGKATEKVMLQFTGIVKRTIEQTFNDIVSDRLMSAINQTKQVQNDSIQDVALVETDESKVITTEEELNGFYIVKSILRIKTASSRLSYRDSQSYFSVILDDNNRKPICRLWLNGQNKKHIGLFDRDKKETKYEISSLDDIYNYSVQLLETVGYYEEEK, from the coding sequence ATGGAATTCAAGGAACAAATAAAGCAGCTGGGAGAAAAAGTTTCAAAATTAAGATCCCAAGTTTTAACGGAAGAAGCTACGAAAAGTGCATTCGTAATGCCTTTTATTCAAATTCTTGGTTATGATTTGTTCAACCCATTGGAGGTTGTTCCCGAATTTGTTACTGACTATGGTGCGAAAAACATTGAAAAAATTGATTACGCCATTTTAAATGATAATGTACCAGTTTTGGTTATAGAGTGTAAGAATCATGGCGAAAATTTAGACAAGCATTACACCCAAGTCCATAAATATTTCCATCTAACCAATGCTCGATTTGCTGTTTTAACAAATGGTGTGCAATATAATTTCTATGCCGATATCGATAATGCGAATAAGATGGACGAAAAGCCTTTTCTGAGTTTCGATATTACGAATATCAAAGAGCAGCAAATAAAGGAATTGGCCAAGTTTCATAAGAGTGGTTTTGATGTTAATACTATTCTTACTACGGCTAGCGAGTTGAAATATGCCAATGCCATTAGAGGTGTTCTTATGGATGAGATCTCCGTTCCAACCCCGGAATTTGTTAAGTTTTTCGTTAGTCGTGTTTATGATGGTAAAGCGACAGAAAAAGTTATGCTACAGTTTACTGGTATCGTCAAGCGTACCATCGAGCAAACATTCAATGATATTGTTAGCGATCGGCTGATGAGCGCAATTAATCAAACAAAACAGGTGCAAAACGACAGTATTCAAGATGTTGCTTTGGTTGAAACGGATGAGAGTAAGGTAATCACTACGGAGGAGGAGTTGAATGGATTCTATATTGTGAAAAGTATTTTACGAATAAAGACTGCATCCTCAAGATTGTCTTACCGGGACTCTCAATCTTACTTTAGCGTGATTTTAGATGATAATAACCGAAAGCCAATATGCAGACTCTGGTTAAATGGACAGAATAAAAAGCATATAGGTCTTTTCGATCGGGATAAGAAGGAGACAAAATATGAGATTAGTTCGCTTGATGATATTTATAACTACTCGGTACAATTACTCGAAACAGTGGGCTATTATGAAGAAGAGAAGTAA
- a CDS encoding glucose-6-phosphate isomerase yields the protein MNNLKLNLEGVYPFVSKEKVFAFKAKVEESQRLLHSKTGKGNDFLGWLHLPSSITTEQLNNIKATAESLSQATEVVVVIGIGGSYLGSKAVIDALSNSFSQLLDNGAHPHIVYAGQNIGEDYHYELLQLLEKKSGAAIVISKSGTTTEPALAFRLIKNHLEAKYCKLVAKNRIVAITDESKGALRTLATQEGYTTYVIPDDVGGRYSVLTPVGLLPIAVAGFDIHELVRGAQDMEKFLMDAPFEENPAMQYAAVRNALYSNGKKMEILANFEPKLHFMTEWWKQLYGESEGKENKGIFTAGVDFTTDLHSMGQYIQEGERFFFETVLSIAKTKHQLVVPTDKDNLDQLNFIAGKRIDQINKMAELGTKIAHIDGNVPNIHIEIPELTEYNLGALIYFFEKACALSGYTLDVNPFDQPGVEAYKKNMFALLNKKGFEKEGDVLRKRLGI from the coding sequence ATGAATAACCTTAAGCTAAATCTCGAAGGAGTTTACCCCTTCGTGTCCAAAGAGAAGGTGTTTGCCTTCAAAGCAAAGGTTGAAGAGAGCCAACGACTCCTTCACAGCAAAACAGGTAAAGGAAACGATTTTCTGGGCTGGCTACACCTCCCCTCATCCATTACCACCGAGCAGCTCAACAACATTAAGGCCACTGCCGAATCGCTATCGCAAGCTACCGAAGTGGTTGTGGTAATTGGCATTGGCGGTTCTTACCTAGGATCCAAAGCAGTTATCGACGCGCTATCGAATAGCTTTAGCCAACTCCTAGACAATGGCGCTCACCCCCACATTGTATATGCCGGGCAAAACATTGGCGAAGACTACCACTACGAGCTACTCCAACTACTCGAAAAGAAATCGGGTGCAGCAATTGTAATCAGCAAATCGGGAACAACTACCGAACCTGCTCTTGCGTTCCGCTTAATTAAGAACCATCTCGAAGCAAAATACTGTAAGCTGGTTGCCAAAAACCGCATTGTAGCCATTACCGACGAAAGCAAAGGCGCCTTGCGCACCTTGGCCACTCAGGAAGGCTACACAACCTACGTAATTCCCGACGATGTGGGTGGTCGCTACAGCGTGCTTACCCCCGTTGGATTGCTACCCATTGCTGTTGCTGGGTTCGACATTCACGAGCTGGTTCGCGGAGCACAGGATATGGAAAAATTCCTCATGGATGCTCCTTTCGAGGAAAACCCTGCCATGCAGTATGCTGCCGTGCGCAACGCACTTTATAGCAACGGAAAAAAGATGGAGATTTTGGCCAACTTCGAACCAAAGCTGCACTTCATGACCGAATGGTGGAAACAACTCTATGGCGAAAGCGAAGGCAAAGAGAACAAGGGCATCTTTACTGCCGGCGTCGACTTTACCACCGACCTGCACTCCATGGGCCAATACATCCAAGAGGGTGAGCGCTTCTTCTTCGAAACAGTATTGAGCATTGCTAAAACAAAACACCAGTTGGTTGTGCCTACCGATAAGGATAACCTCGACCAGCTCAACTTTATTGCCGGCAAGCGTATCGACCAGATTAACAAAATGGCCGAACTGGGTACCAAGATTGCCCACATTGATGGCAACGTTCCCAATATTCACATCGAGATACCAGAGCTTACAGAGTATAACCTCGGTGCCCTGATCTATTTCTTCGAAAAGGCATGTGCCCTAAGCGGATACACGCTCGACGTAAACCCATTCGATCAACCCGGCGTGGAGGCTTACAAGAAGAACATGTTTGCCCTACTCAACAAGAAAGGATTCGAAAAGGAAGGCGATGTGCTCCGTAAGCGGTTAGGAATTTAA
- a CDS encoding NAD(P)H-dependent glycerol-3-phosphate dehydrogenase, producing the protein MGKTIDFQLDETAKVAVFGGGSWATAIVKILLNNVEKIGWYVRDPEVVESLRTDGRNPKYLSAVKFDKTKLILSSDINEIAKNADIIVFAIPSAFLKDSLQDLTVNLEGKFIISAIKGIIPDDNQTVAEYFHEHHQIPFDFIGIVTGPCHAEEAAQERLSYLTIACKNRENAAAIAEKFNCSFINTITSTDIYGTEYSAVLKNIYAIAAGICHGVGYGDNFQAVLISNAQREIKRFLDQTYPSKRNIDSSAYLGDLLVTSYSHFSRNRNFGMMIGRGYSVKAAQLEMSMVAEGYYSTSCIKEINKKYNVKLPIVDAVYNILYEGIAPAIEIKLLTEKLK; encoded by the coding sequence ATGGGAAAAACAATTGATTTTCAACTTGACGAGACAGCAAAAGTTGCAGTATTTGGTGGTGGCAGTTGGGCCACAGCAATTGTAAAAATACTGCTAAACAATGTTGAAAAAATTGGTTGGTACGTACGCGACCCGGAAGTGGTAGAATCCCTAAGGACGGATGGCCGTAACCCCAAATACTTGAGCGCCGTAAAGTTCGACAAGACTAAGCTAATTCTTTCTAGCGATATCAACGAGATTGCTAAGAACGCTGACATTATTGTCTTTGCCATTCCTTCGGCATTCCTAAAAGATAGCCTACAGGACTTAACCGTGAACTTAGAGGGAAAATTTATCATCTCCGCCATTAAAGGGATTATCCCCGACGACAACCAAACGGTGGCAGAATATTTCCACGAGCACCATCAAATCCCCTTCGATTTTATTGGTATAGTTACCGGCCCTTGCCACGCAGAAGAAGCCGCGCAAGAACGCCTCTCTTACCTTACCATTGCCTGCAAGAATCGCGAAAATGCAGCCGCCATTGCCGAGAAGTTCAACTGCTCGTTTATCAACACCATTACCAGTACCGACATTTACGGCACAGAATATTCTGCCGTGCTTAAGAATATTTACGCCATTGCAGCTGGAATATGCCACGGTGTTGGCTATGGCGATAACTTTCAAGCAGTACTTATCTCCAACGCCCAGCGCGAGATAAAACGATTCCTCGACCAAACATACCCATCGAAGCGCAATATCGACTCCTCGGCCTACCTCGGCGATTTGCTCGTTACCTCCTACTCTCACTTTAGCCGCAACAGAAACTTCGGCATGATGATTGGCAGAGGCTACTCCGTTAAAGCCGCTCAACTCGAAATGAGCATGGTAGCCGAAGGCTACTACTCTACTTCATGTATTAAAGAAATCAATAAAAAGTATAATGTAAAGCTGCCAATCGTGGATGCCGTATACAATATCCTTTACGAAGGAATTGCACCTGCCATTGAAATTAAGCTTCTCACCGAGAAACTAAAGTAA
- a CDS encoding 3'-5' exonuclease, with the protein MNYLSIDLEMSGTEPGWHEIIQIGAVLYNENWVELDRYISNVYPENEESYSQSSFEVHGLSLADLDDAPMLNEVLPDFEAWILKTLNVPVNKGNQNIATNALRSVAICGQSVIYDINFMRFAYRQEKLQWPFSNQTIDLNNLAFYLFAILKENGVAIPKGLSLTAIADFFHLEREGESHNALEDAVITGECLKRVMEYTKQLSLKK; encoded by the coding sequence ATGAACTATCTTTCTATCGATCTCGAGATGTCCGGCACCGAGCCGGGCTGGCACGAAATAATCCAAATTGGAGCAGTGCTATACAACGAAAACTGGGTCGAGTTGGACCGCTACATCTCCAATGTTTACCCCGAAAACGAGGAGAGTTACTCCCAATCATCGTTCGAAGTACACGGCCTCTCGCTAGCCGACCTCGACGACGCCCCCATGCTGAACGAGGTACTTCCCGATTTTGAAGCATGGATACTAAAGACCCTAAATGTCCCAGTAAACAAAGGCAACCAGAACATCGCAACCAATGCGCTACGCAGCGTGGCCATATGTGGGCAGAGCGTAATCTACGACATTAACTTTATGCGATTTGCCTACCGACAGGAAAAGCTGCAATGGCCCTTCTCCAACCAAACCATCGACCTCAACAACCTAGCCTTTTACCTATTTGCAATCCTCAAAGAGAATGGCGTAGCCATACCAAAAGGACTTAGCCTAACTGCAATAGCCGATTTCTTCCATCTCGAACGTGAGGGCGAAAGCCATAATGCACTGGAAGATGCCGTAATCACAGGAGAGTGCCTAAAGCGCGTAATGGAATACACCAAGCAACTTTCGCTGAAAAAGTAA
- a CDS encoding PAS domain S-box protein — MNLVSLVNNITLLISISIVYSFISRRWNSHTSYHRILTGLLFGLTAIIGMLTPAQAIPGIIFDGRTIILAVTGLFTGGLATIIAMVIAMAYRISIGGPGIYMGVSTIITSGGIGLFFAYLRQRKIIQYNWVTLLSAGIVVHIAMFLCTLLLPTSIRYEITKGLIIPLTTIYPIGVLLVGNLFLNQEQRIKSEQDLVSSQNSYENLVENVKSVIIKLNKEAQVIFINNHGIEIFGFETNELMDKMPLDTFIEKEDPAAKYFSPLGCSLIQVHESITVEGVSHTKSGDKLFLIWTFTAYTTDDGTDEILCIGNNVTSLKGIQNALRESKQILKNIMDNTKDFICQIDNEGNHLFVNRSYTTGLGYAPDDLIGKPIIDFVHPEDRAIVIDSFKSVLMKKDNYLLTFRFRNANGEYTWIESIATTTYDSDGNVTGAVASSRDIAERMEQQKALEYSELRYKALLFAIPDILFVQSMDGFYLDVHCSDPSKLLLPTEEFLGKHYSDVLPQYIIEKFEEKFELIKKKSQVELFEYSTEHNSSVLYFVARIAPFGKDKFITIIRDITDRKTAETQVKIEEEKYRLLAENSSDVIWRMDAATQKITYVSPSVFKLRGYTPEEAMAQTLEESMDKESFQQIQSELPGRIHDFITGKEGARTSITQIQQSCKDGSWKWVEIATNIVTNEKGEISEIIGVSRDITLRKKDQFELLENEQQLKQQNEEYLSINEELNESNTTIQAINEELTLAKEKAEESDRLKSAFLANMSHEIRTPMNGILGFADLLRRPNLSSEKSAKYIDIINTNGHQLLSIINDIIDISKIEAKLIHVEQHPVNIGDLTNALNDQFKPLAKAKGISFDAVNQFNTTTVVLTDEVKLKQIIFNLIGNALKFTHSGNIKVSVIKADANLLFSIKDTGIGIPKSHHELIFERFRQVETTITQQYGGTGLGLSISRSLVELLGGNIWLESKEGEGSNFIFSIPCIEIEDLNTKIAPQKDYENINLSGKIILIAEDEENNFLYLQEILQPTEVTVIRAKNGEEAVRLAQTKPTPNLILMDIKMPILDGFEATMKIRSTNASIPIIAQTAYATPSDRNKAINAGCNGFLAKPISSQLLLQIVCDYIC; from the coding sequence ATGAATTTAGTCTCCCTAGTAAACAATATCACACTGCTTATATCCATTAGCATTGTGTATAGTTTTATATCGCGCCGATGGAATTCCCACACCTCTTACCATCGGATACTTACTGGGCTACTCTTTGGACTAACTGCCATAATCGGCATGCTTACCCCAGCACAAGCTATTCCTGGGATAATCTTTGATGGCCGCACCATTATATTGGCAGTAACCGGGCTATTTACAGGCGGACTGGCAACAATTATTGCAATGGTTATAGCCATGGCTTACCGAATTTCCATTGGTGGTCCAGGAATTTATATGGGAGTGTCCACAATAATTACCTCGGGCGGAATAGGTCTTTTCTTTGCATATCTGCGGCAACGAAAAATCATTCAGTACAATTGGGTTACGCTTTTGTCTGCAGGCATAGTGGTTCACATAGCCATGTTTCTATGCACACTCTTACTTCCCACATCCATTCGTTACGAAATCACAAAAGGATTAATTATTCCTTTAACCACCATCTACCCAATCGGTGTATTATTGGTGGGAAACCTTTTCCTTAACCAGGAACAACGCATCAAATCAGAACAAGATTTAGTTTCCAGTCAGAATAGTTATGAAAATCTTGTGGAAAACGTCAAGTCGGTAATTATTAAACTTAACAAGGAAGCCCAAGTAATATTCATCAACAACCACGGCATCGAAATTTTTGGTTTCGAAACCAACGAACTTATGGATAAGATGCCACTGGATACTTTCATCGAGAAAGAGGACCCGGCAGCCAAATACTTTTCGCCGCTGGGATGCAGCCTCATCCAAGTTCATGAATCGATAACCGTGGAGGGCGTAAGCCACACAAAAAGCGGAGATAAACTTTTCCTGATCTGGACATTCACAGCATATACCACCGACGACGGCACGGATGAAATCCTATGCATAGGAAACAACGTTACCAGTTTAAAAGGGATTCAGAATGCACTCCGGGAGAGTAAGCAGATTCTCAAAAACATAATGGACAATACAAAAGACTTCATTTGCCAAATCGACAATGAGGGAAATCACTTATTTGTAAACCGATCCTATACCACCGGGCTGGGATACGCACCAGATGACCTCATTGGAAAACCAATCATTGATTTTGTCCACCCTGAAGATAGAGCTATCGTGATAGATTCCTTTAAATCGGTACTAATGAAGAAGGATAACTATTTGTTAACCTTTCGCTTTAGGAATGCAAATGGAGAATATACTTGGATAGAGTCGATTGCAACAACAACATACGACAGCGATGGGAATGTTACAGGGGCGGTAGCCAGCTCGCGCGATATTGCCGAACGAATGGAACAACAAAAGGCACTTGAATATAGCGAATTGCGATACAAAGCCCTTCTATTTGCTATACCCGATATATTGTTCGTTCAATCCATGGATGGATTTTATCTCGATGTACATTGCAGCGATCCATCTAAGCTGCTGCTCCCCACTGAAGAGTTTTTAGGAAAGCACTATTCTGATGTATTACCCCAATATATCATCGAGAAATTTGAAGAGAAATTCGAACTCATCAAAAAGAAAAGTCAAGTTGAACTCTTTGAATATTCAACAGAACACAATAGCAGTGTTCTCTACTTTGTGGCACGCATTGCCCCTTTTGGGAAAGACAAATTCATCACTATAATCAGGGATATTACCGATCGTAAGACAGCCGAGACGCAGGTAAAAATAGAGGAAGAGAAATATCGACTCCTTGCAGAGAACAGTAGCGACGTGATTTGGAGAATGGATGCAGCCACTCAAAAGATCACCTACGTAAGCCCCAGTGTTTTTAAACTCAGAGGATACACTCCCGAAGAGGCGATGGCTCAAACGCTCGAGGAATCGATGGACAAAGAATCATTCCAGCAAATTCAAAGTGAATTGCCCGGGCGGATACACGATTTCATTACAGGAAAAGAGGGGGCAAGAACGAGTATCACACAAATACAACAATCATGCAAAGATGGAAGCTGGAAATGGGTGGAGATTGCAACCAACATAGTGACCAACGAAAAAGGTGAGATATCCGAAATAATAGGAGTGTCGCGCGACATTACCCTCCGCAAAAAAGATCAATTCGAACTACTTGAAAACGAACAACAATTAAAACAACAGAACGAGGAGTACTTGTCCATTAACGAAGAGTTAAATGAGAGTAACACAACCATTCAAGCAATAAACGAGGAATTGACCCTTGCAAAAGAAAAGGCAGAGGAGAGCGACCGCCTAAAGTCTGCTTTCTTGGCAAATATGTCGCATGAGATACGAACCCCAATGAATGGAATTCTTGGGTTTGCCGATCTCTTAAGGCGGCCAAACCTATCCTCCGAAAAATCTGCCAAATATATCGACATCATCAATACCAACGGGCATCAACTGCTTTCCATTATTAACGACATTATCGACATATCAAAGATTGAGGCCAAGCTGATTCATGTAGAGCAGCATCCTGTGAACATAGGCGATCTTACAAACGCACTAAACGACCAATTCAAACCCTTGGCAAAAGCAAAAGGCATATCGTTTGATGCTGTCAACCAATTTAACACAACAACCGTGGTACTGACGGATGAGGTCAAACTCAAACAAATCATCTTCAACCTTATTGGCAATGCCCTAAAATTCACCCACAGCGGAAACATCAAGGTGTCGGTAATAAAAGCAGACGCTAACCTACTATTCAGCATAAAGGACACAGGAATTGGAATACCAAAATCGCACCACGAGCTAATCTTTGAGCGATTCAGACAGGTAGAGACAACCATTACACAGCAATATGGAGGAACAGGATTGGGGCTTAGTATCTCACGTTCCCTCGTAGAGCTGCTAGGCGGCAACATTTGGCTTGAATCCAAAGAAGGCGAAGGATCTAACTTTATCTTCTCCATTCCCTGCATCGAAATTGAGGATTTGAATACCAAAATCGCGCCTCAAAAAGATTATGAAAACATCAACCTCTCCGGGAAAATCATCCTCATTGCCGAGGACGAAGAGAACAACTTTCTTTACCTCCAAGAGATTCTACAGCCAACAGAGGTAACCGTAATTCGTGCAAAGAATGGTGAAGAGGCAGTTCGTCTTGCCCAAACTAAACCAACGCCAAACCTAATTCTTATGGACATTAAGATGCCTATTCTCGATGGATTTGAGGCAACGATGAAGATACGATCAACAAATGCAAGCATTCCAATAATTGCTCAAACAGCCTACGCAACCCCTTCCGACAGAAATAAAGCAATTAATGCTGGGTGTAACGGGTTTCTCGCGAAACCTATTTCGAGTCAACTGCTGCTGCAAATCGTATGCGATTACATTTGTTAA